Below is a genomic region from Mycolicibacterium neworleansense.
ATCGGCATCGAAGCGGTCGCCGCGAATTGGGACAACCACGAGATGCAGATCAACCTCGCGTTCCCCGACGGTCGGGTGTACCGCCTGCGCGACGGCGCGCCGTCCCTGCCGCCCGAGGGGCCCGAGGGCAGGCCGACAGTTCTGGGTGCGGGCGGGCTGACCTTCCGCTGCGTCGAGCCATTCCAGACCTGGACGATGACGTACGAAGGTAAGGCCGTCGAGACGTCGTCGGCCGATCTGGTCGCAGGCACGTCCGACGGCCCCCTGGTCGACGTCGCATTCCACGTCGAGGCGAACATGGCCGTCCCACCGTGGATCCAGGGGGCACTGCAGAAAGATGCTCGCGACCGTATCGACAACTCCGTGGAAGGCGACCTGATGGGTGGCCCCCGATACGAACAACTGTTCCGCGCGCGCGGGTCGGCGACGATCAACGGGGACAGCCAGGACTTCACCGGCAGCGGCCTGCGGATCCGCAGGCAAGGGGTGCGCAAACTGGGCAGCTTCTGGGGCCATGCCTGGCAATCGGCGATCTTCCCCAGCGGCAAGGCATTCGGCTACATCGCCTACCCGCCGCGCGACGATGGCCAGCCCACCTTCAACGAGGGTTACCTCTTCACCGGGGACGGCGACCTGATCCCGGCCCGGGCGGTGCAGGCGCCGTGGCTGACCAAACTGCAAGCACTGGGTGAGGACGTATCCGTCGTGCTGGAAACCGCCGACGGCACGGTGCACATCGAGGGGGAGACGTTGTACTCGACCCACGACATCCACCACAACGACAACACCTTCTCAGTGCGGGAGATGAAGAAGGAGAACCCGGACTTCCCGGCCCTCCAGCAGGCCGGTGTGCGCTACCGCTGGGACGGCGAGGAGACCTACGGCATGCTCGAGCGCTCGAATCCGATCGACAAGATCGACATCGATGCTCGGGCTTGAGGGCAAGACGTTCATCATCGCCGGGGGAGCGACGGGTATCGGAGCCGGCACCGCCAAACGACTGGCCGCCGAGGGCGCATCGGTGGTCGTGGGTGACGTCAACATGCCGGGTGCCAAAGCCACCGTCGAGACCATCACCACTTCCGGTGGTGCCGCCATCGCAGTCGAGTTCGACTTGGCCGATGACGATTCCGTTCGGCACCTCGTCGACACCGCGATCACGGAATTCGGTGCGGTCCACGGACTGGACAACGTCGGGGCCGACCTGTCGGACAACACGCTGGGACGTGACACCACGATCCTGGACACCCCGTTCGAGGTGTGGCACCGCACCCTCGACGTCAATCTGCTCGGCTTCGTCCGCACCATCCGTGCGGTGCTGCCGCACCTGCTGGACCACGGTGGCGGCAGTATCGTCAACACGTCGTCGGGCGGGTCACTCGGGACCGACCCGATGCACGTCGCCTACAACACCTCCAAGGCCGCGGTCAATCAGCTCACCCGGCACGTGGCGAACAACTACGGTGCCAAAGGCATTCGAAGCAATGCCGTGATGCCCGGGCTGGTCATGGGGGAGACCCAGGAACGGCAGAACGACCAGCAGATCCAGCAGATGTTCCTGATGGCGGCCAAGGTCACCCGCCTCGGTAGGCCCGCGGACCTGGCAGCAGTCACCGCGTTCCTGCTGTCCGACGACGCCGAATGGATCAACGGACAGACCTGGTACATCGGCGGCGCGTCACACATGCGTCAGTGACGCGGCACGAAAATCCGCGAGAGCCTCAGTCCTCCTTGCGGATCAACCGTCCCAGCGCCTCACGATCGGGTGCCAGCAGCTCGTCGATACGAGCCTGGTTCACGTCGGCGACGATGATCTCGCCGACCTCCTGATACACGTCGCTGAAGAGGCCGTGCGCCTTCATCTTCTCGGTCTGGTAGACGTTGTCCTCCGTCGGTGTCACGTAGTAGACGATCTCCGGCTTGAAGCGGTGGATCAGCCACACGTGGATCAGGTCCATCAAGCGCTTCTTGCGCAGTTTCTCGGCGAAGGTGTTCTGGTCGCGCACCGTCAGGATGTTGCGGCCGTGCCGGTCCTTGATCGGGTCGACGACGACATTGGCCAGCGGGTCTTCACCATCACCGTAGATCCCGAGGTCCAGCACGTCGGACCCGGCGCGACGTGGCCGTAGCTGCACGCGCAGCTTCTCGCCGATCTTGTAGTGGTCACCCCATATCGCCAGCCACTCTTCGAGCAGCTTCTTGGGCACCTCGGTCTGCACCAGATGCTGGTGCTGGGTGGAGCCGGCCCCCATGGCCTTGGTGGTGGCGGTACGGCCCGAGGAGGCGGCCAGGGCGGCGTCGCTGCGCGGCCCGCCGACCAGTGTTTGCGGTGTGCGGTAAGGAGATTCGACCAGCCGCATCTTGCGTTGCAGCCGGGCCAGGGCGAGCATGCCCTCCTGCTGCAGGGAGGTCGCGAACTCCTCGCACGCCACGCCGTCGACCTGGTGGCCGCCATAGGTGATGAAGTTGAAGACGAACCCCATCTTGCCGAGCTCGGCAGGGAAGGCCCGCATCTCGTCATCGCTCATGCCGGTGGTGTCCCAGTTGAACGACGGTGACAGGTTGTAGGCCAGCATCTGGTCGGGGAACTCGGCGTGGATCGCGTCGGCGAACTGTTTGGCATCGGCCAGATCCGCGGTCTTGGTCTCCATCCACAGGATGTCGGCGAACGGCGCGGCCGCCAGTGACTTCGCGATCGCGTACGGGATGCCGCCACGGACCTGGTAGTAACCCTCGGGAGTCTTGACGCGCTCGCAGTCCCAGGCCACATCGGCGCCCAGTTCGTGTGCCTTCTGCTGAGCGGTGTACAGCGATGCCCGCGCGGCGAAGGTGCGCCAGTCGGCGGCACTCATCGCCGCCGGCTCACCTTCGCGTTCCCGGAACTCCAGCAGTTCGGCGACCGCCTCGCCATAGGTGTTCAGGCCCGCATCGCTCTGCCACGCCTCGACGAACGCCGACTCCACCTTGTCGAACAGACCATCCACCGAATCTCCTGCGGTGTGGCCCTCGACGGCCTCGGCGATGGTGTCCGTGATGCCCTTGCGTTCCAGCCAGGCCTCGGCGGTCGCATACTCACCGGCGGGCAGCGCGTAGAGCAGATGTCCGTTGAGCTCGGTGAGACCGAGGTCGTAGAACCGGCGCACCATCGCCAGGAAACACGACTTGTACGTCGGGACCGACAGGTTCGTCGCGCCCAGCAGGAACGGCTGATCGCGTTCGTCGGCGCGGCTGTCGATCAGGTTCGCGGCCTCGGCGTCGGTGCGCGCGACGATGATCCCGGGCACCCGCATGACGTCCAACTGGAACCGGGCGGTGTTGAGCCGCTTGATCTGCTCATCCGAGGGCACCAGCACCTTGCCGCCCTGATGGCCGCACTTCTTGGTGCCGGGCCGCTGATCCTCGATGTGATAGCCCGGCACCCCGGACTCGACGAACCGGCGGATCAGGTTGCGCACATGCGGATCACCACCGTGACCGGTGTCGGCGTCGGCGATGATGAACGGCCGGTAGTCGACGGGTGGTTGCGCGCCGCGTTGCTCGGGAGTCATCCGCAGCCGCAGGTACTGCTGGTTGCGGTCGGCGGTCAGCAGCGCGCGCACCAGCCCGGCGGCTTCGTCGGGCACCTGGCTCAGCGGGTAACTGGCGAGGTCGGGCCCGGGGTCCTCACTGATCGACCCCTTGGCCGAGGTGGCCCACCCACCCAGATAGATCCCCCCGATGCCCATCCGTTTCATCACCACGGCCTGGCCCGGTGAATACGGTCCGAAGGTGGTGATGCTCTTCTTCTGGGCGAACAGCTCGCGAAGGTACGGATAGAACGCGGTGGCGGCCTCGCGGGCCACCGGATAGTCGGATGGAATCGTGCCGCGTTGCTCGGCGACCTGGCGGGCCGAGTACAGCCGGATGATGCCCTCGAACCGGGGGCTGTCGATGTAGGCCTGGGTGGCTGCGACATCGCTCTCGAAAGACGAGTCGGTCTGTGCGTTGGCTTCGATGGTGGCCATGTGTGCGCTCCTGAACTCGGGTACCCCAATCATTGCTGGCAAGTCGCGACACCGGAGCCGGTTGGGAGATTTCTCAGGACTGCCATCTGCGGCCGGCGCAGGATCTAGGCTGCACCGCATGTCGATCGACCGGGCCGCGCTGGCCGCCGGTGCCATCCGATTCGCGTCGGGCGTCTCGTTTCTCGTCGACCCGCAGCGGGCCGACCGGTTATGGGGCGGACGGGAAACCCCTGACGCCACCGCGCAGCTGATGTGGCGGTCGATGGGCTATCGCGATGCCCTGATCGGCGGGCTGTTGCTCGCGGCGGGATTGCGCGGCAGGGACACCCGCGGGTGGTTCCTGGCCTCCGGCGGCGCCGACGCCGCCGACCTGCTCGGCGGCCTCGCGGTTCACGACCAGCTGCCCCGCTCTCAGCAGGTCATCGGCCTCGGCGGCGCGGTGGTCGGTATCGCGGTGGGGTTATGGGGCGCGACCCGCCGCCGGGAGCGCGCGGCGGGCCGGCCCGCGGGCTAGTCCGAATCCCCAACCTGCTCGACGATGTCGCCTCGGTACCAGCGGGTGGCCATGAGATAGCAGCCCATCGCCAGCAGTTGCAGCACCGGCACCAAGATCAGGAGGGCCCGGCCCAGCGCGTGCGCGCCGAGATCCGGGGTCAGGGCGTCACTGATCAGGCCGGTGACGAACGGTCCGACCGCGCCGAGGGTGGCATTGAAGAACAAGAAGATCGCCGATGCCGTGGCGCGCTGCTCGGGCAGCACCAGGCGGTGGATGGCCGCGATCGACGGCGCCATGTACGCGGTACCGATGACGTAGCTGAGCGCCAGGAACCACACGCACGCCAGGCGACTCTCAACGGTGAACGCCAAGACCGACGCCGGCAACAGCAGGGCCGTGGTCAGCACCACGATCCACAGCAGCCAGCGCGGGTCGCGCACGGCCAGCCGGTCGGCCAGCCGGCCCACGATCAGCAGTCCGAGAACCCCGGAGAGCGC
It encodes:
- a CDS encoding SDR family NAD(P)-dependent oxidoreductase gives rise to the protein MLGLEGKTFIIAGGATGIGAGTAKRLAAEGASVVVGDVNMPGAKATVETITTSGGAAIAVEFDLADDDSVRHLVDTAITEFGAVHGLDNVGADLSDNTLGRDTTILDTPFEVWHRTLDVNLLGFVRTIRAVLPHLLDHGGGSIVNTSSGGSLGTDPMHVAYNTSKAAVNQLTRHVANNYGAKGIRSNAVMPGLVMGETQERQNDQQIQQMFLMAAKVTRLGRPADLAAVTAFLLSDDAEWINGQTWYIGGASHMRQ
- a CDS encoding DUF4267 domain-containing protein, with translation MSIDRAALAAGAIRFASGVSFLVDPQRADRLWGGRETPDATAQLMWRSMGYRDALIGGLLLAAGLRGRDTRGWFLASGGADAADLLGGLAVHDQLPRSQQVIGLGGAVVGIAVGLWGATRRRERAAGRPAG
- the aceA gene encoding isocitrate lyase ICL2, whose product is MATIEANAQTDSSFESDVAATQAYIDSPRFEGIIRLYSARQVAEQRGTIPSDYPVAREAATAFYPYLRELFAQKKSITTFGPYSPGQAVVMKRMGIGGIYLGGWATSAKGSISEDPGPDLASYPLSQVPDEAAGLVRALLTADRNQQYLRLRMTPEQRGAQPPVDYRPFIIADADTGHGGDPHVRNLIRRFVESGVPGYHIEDQRPGTKKCGHQGGKVLVPSDEQIKRLNTARFQLDVMRVPGIIVARTDAEAANLIDSRADERDQPFLLGATNLSVPTYKSCFLAMVRRFYDLGLTELNGHLLYALPAGEYATAEAWLERKGITDTIAEAVEGHTAGDSVDGLFDKVESAFVEAWQSDAGLNTYGEAVAELLEFREREGEPAAMSAADWRTFAARASLYTAQQKAHELGADVAWDCERVKTPEGYYQVRGGIPYAIAKSLAAAPFADILWMETKTADLADAKQFADAIHAEFPDQMLAYNLSPSFNWDTTGMSDDEMRAFPAELGKMGFVFNFITYGGHQVDGVACEEFATSLQQEGMLALARLQRKMRLVESPYRTPQTLVGGPRSDAALAASSGRTATTKAMGAGSTQHQHLVQTEVPKKLLEEWLAIWGDHYKIGEKLRVQLRPRRAGSDVLDLGIYGDGEDPLANVVVDPIKDRHGRNILTVRDQNTFAEKLRKKRLMDLIHVWLIHRFKPEIVYYVTPTEDNVYQTEKMKAHGLFSDVYQEVGEIIVADVNQARIDELLAPDREALGRLIRKED